The Festucalex cinctus isolate MCC-2025b chromosome 12, RoL_Fcin_1.0, whole genome shotgun sequence genome segment CAAGACTCAAGATCATGACCCCCAGAAACAAGGGGCGGtacccttgagcaagacacagaCACTCAACATTGCCGCATTGTCACCTCCTTTGCTGTAATCTGGGTGAACAAATCCTGCCATTGATCTTTACACGGCCGCAAGCAGAGTAAACACTGAGTAGACCCTCGGGAAATTCATCAGTTAAACTGGAGAACAGTTAACTCATAAAGCAATAAGCTCCTCTAGTGGCATGTAGCTCTGTTCATGTACTCACAAGGGTATAATAGAACATCCCTAATACTCATAACTGTTGTTACATGTGCTAAAGGTCCCTTTGTAtggcttttctttttattggttAATTGAAATTCCCCAGATAACCTCATACTGTGTTGCTGTTTACATTCACTTGTTATCCTTTGAAATGGAAACTGACTCGATAAATAGTACACTTAATTAACAACACTATCATCCCTGTGATGTTTTTGAATCTCTTTGTGGATCATTGCTTGTGCTGTAAAttgtgttcattcattcattcattcattcattcattcaagcaAATTGTTTCAATTGTCCTAAGTTTCGAAGGGTGCCTTCTCTAGATGGAATGTTTCAGCTCCGTCAATAGATGGTCAAGATCATTTAGTTTAGAGTTCATAGGGGGCTATTTCAAAAAAGTACAGAAGACTAATGGCCTGTGACTGacaaccagctttctgacattGGGCAGCACATTTCTCTCTAGAATACCTTGATAgtctgctgccgcttcagcccctggccgctacgcctgcgccgctgccgcccctGGACatttcgcctgcgccgctgccgcccctGGACATTTCGCCTGTGCCACTGCAGCCCCTGGTCTCTCTGTCCCTGGCCAACGCAGCTCCTGGcctctttgttttaatttactgtattttgattttGCCAGATTCAAATTAGTTCTGTGCAGCGATAattttgctgacaaaaaatGTTCATCATATTTTtcgtcacatttttttcagatgaaaatgaaatgaaaactaaaatagaagccattcattgataCAATGGCGATAACCAAATTGACTGATAATTtggtcaatgactaaaatgaaagcGAAAACAACAGTgatgaaaattcacaaaatCCAATCAACAGACtccaatcaaactttatttactaaCGTTCAAATAtgtttccattcattcattgttcAGCAAgatgtaagattaatctcagtCAATTatgcccccaccccccaccccttttttttttttttttttcggtgaaAACTAAGTTTTAAGACAGCATATTGTCAGTTCACTATGTTTCGTTgaaacaaagtttaaaaaaaagacaccgtTGTGTTAAATGTGTGTCTTGTGTGTTAAACTACAATTACAAACAGGcatgttataattttctgtttAAGAATTGAAATGCTGATGGAAAACATCGACTAAATTattaatttagtcgactaacATTGTGCTTTAGTTTCgtcaactaaaattggattcaaactaaaatacaatcagatgacaaatttatgactaaaactttaatttaGTCAAAACGCTATAacttaaactaaattaaaatgtctTGTCAAACTTAACACTGGTTCTGTGACCACTGTGGGTTTTTCTTTTCAACAGCAGGGTACCAACGATTCTGTCCCCGTGTGTAATTGTGAACAATCACATGCTCAGTTACAAAAGGGGGTGCAACCACATCTCAGTTGTGTTTACGTCCCCTCTCTAATATATTTCATAATTATTCCATACGTGTTGTACAGCTATAGGTCACACTGATGGTGAAAAAACTGGTGAAATAATATACATGAGAtgggtatatatatttttttatgtatcacaAATTTGAACTGGCATTTGAACACGAGTGTCCTTTGACATCCACTTGATCATTTTGGTACGTGCGTCAGAAAGGTGTCGGAAAATAATTGATTTTAAGTGTAAATACAAAGTGGTAGAACTGCAGAACCGTGTTGTCTGTGTTGTTTCAGAATTCATATTGATGTTTATTTGATTGCTTATCATGCTGCGAGGATTTGCTTAAAAGGAATTCTATGTGGAGATCAAGTGACCTTTAAAGGTTGCAACCAGAATCACGCCACTTAAACAAGGACCTCATCAGACTTCCCACAGCCATTTAGCGCTGCAACACATGAAGGAAGATCCAGCCGTATTGGTGTGCCTGCTGGCTGGAACAGTGCCGCATCTTGCGATGACATTTGTCTTATTCGGCTGACATTTTTAAAGGAGCTGACGTAGAAATGAACCAAGATGTGAAGCTATGTTCTCAAAAGTAACCTTTTCTTTCTAAGTTGTATTTACACTGACATTTTAAAGGATTGTGGCATGATGGTCAGGGGGCGGATGGAGCTTGAGTTAATGGTTAATGTTAATCTGGTTGGAGTCTTTTATGTGAACCTTGGCAGCATATTTTGTTGCCAGCAAGACAAGCAAAGAATCAGTAACTCCTCATTTGTAATAATATATGAACATTTCAAGTTCAATGTATGAATTTGCAAAGAACAGCACTATTGAATTGCAAACAATTGCAAAATTCCTGTTTTAATTATATTAACACTCAAAAGAATATCAGTCATAAAATATATAGACTAAGAAGATTGATTACATGCAACAGtcagggcaaaaaaaagaagcataaaACCATTGCAATACAATAATGCAACAATTGAACAATATGCAGActagaataaattaaaaagtttaatttcttttcttacataattacagcaaaacgCTCATGCTGTAGAAAACGGCAGAAAAATATACATTGTTGCATTTCAGGATTGActgcaataaaatgtttaaaaaaaaatagatttagaGAGAGAGAATTCACAAAGCATTCTAAATTACAACCTCTAGTAATACCACTCATTGGATACGTTTACATGGCCAGCAATAACACATCATCAAGAGCAACttgaaaagattattttttttttttagtgttcatATTAGTTGCTATATTTGCTACATTATTCCAATTAAAATCCTGTTTTATTAAAGTCCAAATTTGAATGTCATCATTGAATTAAAAACTCCAAGGCTGTGTCTGAATGTCCATCTGTATTCCCTTCTTGTGTTTGGCGATTCGGACAGCCAGCTGAATACTGGCTCCTCGTTGCATAAAATGTGACCACCGTACATGGGCACCATTTTGTTTTCCTGCTGGTGCATTGTGCGCTAAAAATATAAACCTGTTCAGTGACCATCAAGGCTCGCTACTTTTCCAACTGCATTGTTTTTAAGTGCACTGCATTGTATCTCTCTGGACACCCCAACAAGATGATGTGATTTATAATGCACGGTATAGTGTGCACATTTACAATGATACAGTGTGCACATTTGGACACAGCCCATGTCAACATTTCCCAGATCATAGCTAGCAAAGTGTGCTAATGAGGTTACTTTTATAATATGAACATGGACAACAATATTATAACCATGGACAACAATATTATAAAAGTGCTTGTTTAGTGTTTTGGAAGTCTAAAAGTCTTGTGTAGGCTATGGATACATTTGGCATGTAGTCTTGGATTGCATTCCGCAGTCTTTGCAGCAAAGTAAACATATGCACCAAcaacaaatatgacaaaaaagtTGAAAAGAGGCCATAATAGGTGCTTCTCAAACAACAAATTTGTTCTTGGTGGTGGAGCCACTTTTGGTTGCGGTGTCAAAGTGACATTGGTAACCAATAGTCAACTTCAAAGGAAGTCCCAAACGCTCCTTGTAAACtctcctgttggcaggattaaaaaacaaaagaaaaatgcattaaGAGGATGACAGCTGGCATTTACAATAACTTGTAAAGACAAATGGAGACACTTCAGCTGATGCAAAGGAAATCACTCACCCTATGTGTGTTATAGCATCAcggttttcaaagtctgatgtcCAGACAGCAATTTTATCTCCTTTCGTGCGGATGTTGACCACAGCTCCACAAACTTCATCACTGTAGTCATCGAAGGCCTCTCCCACTAAGCATAAGAGCTGGAAAAGAAAGGTGGAGGAATAATTATGTAATGTTGTGGACACACCACAAGAAACAGAACCTGGAAGtcttatacatacatatacattaggggtgtgaattgcctagtacccgacgattcgattcgtatcacgattcacaggtcacgattcgattcgataccgattaatcccgatacgaatggtcacgattcgataccgattaatcccgatacgaatttataagtcgattgttgcgattttttttcattcatatttagaaaatactaatcagtaagcttgtagagtgtaagatttatatgaaaatgtattatttatttatctgaaatttcagtcttatagaggttgtaatctgtttcatgtttgaacagcattaaaataaaaatattaaggcttaatgtgccgttcatataacattcttccatgctcaaggtgtgaatcctaaaaaaaaaaataaataaaaaaaaaaaataaaaaaaaatataatcgattctgccgattattgaatcgattcgagaatcgcgcgatgtagtatcgcgatatatcgccgaatcgattttttttaacacccctaatatacacatatatatatatatatatatatatatatatatatatatatatatatatatatatatatttctttgttttaaaacaaaccTTAACGTAGCTACGTAGTTTACAGCCGTCGTTTCGTTGTCCTTGTCTGTGTAGGTGGCGAGCGTGCTGCGCTCATATTAACTTTTGAATGCAACTGCTTACTTTCCATTTCTTTAACCGCATGCAGTGGGCTCCCTTTTGGGGGCGGGCCACTGTGAGTAATTGTTAAAGTTAAAGTACACCCACCGAAGTGGGgcgcatttgacccatcccctgagggagcggtgagcagcaaCAGGGAGGGGCCGCGCTCgggaatcatttggtgatctaaacACTGAATTCCAACCCTTAATTCCGAGTGTCAAGCAGGGCAGTAATGGGTCACATTTTTATCGTTTTTGGTATGACCTGgccagggattgaacccacaacctcccagtctcagggcagACACACACACTAGGTCATTGAGCTAATTCATTGACTTGAACGGCACATTTGAACGTTCTGAattgcgcttagcgaacacagttttttttttttttttttttaagttattgttgttctccgcctctcgtcccaggcacatatccacatgcacagccgtggtctccgagcaggaagtcgatttgcgccgccagttgccttcaccgtaactatctgggcggggggcggggagagagagaaaaaaaaaaaagaaaaaacgccatcgaacggaccaatcaaaagcgagctacgccccgccatctacggcgttcaaggattggcgacgtgtgcaccgcagccggctacgagcgacgcagcacttaaaattcatgaacgCCGTAGATCACGCggtcatcaacgcgagagctaacgtggaggcataaattaggctttagtgtgggtgtgtgtttttttttaaattattactccaaaaataaaaatgcataaaatcaGTGATGGTTTGAATTATTGAACTACCAATGGCCCTAATATAATCATCTTAAATATTGTACTTTCatacttttttgggggaaagAAATTTTGTTTATCtattagaaaacaaacaaacaaacaaaccaaaaaactagttgttatgacaaaaacggcataaaaaaacttttttttttttttttttacacacttaTCTTTAGTTATCTCGGAAGCTATTGAAAAGATAAAATATCAACGTTAGtacttagtaggggtgttaaaagaatagatttggcaatatatcgcgatattacatcacgcaattctcgaatcgattcaataggcggccgaatcgatttttaaacatccatatttgatggaaaaatattcaccaaaacgtcttaggattcacaccttaagcatgaaagaatgttctattaatggaacagttagccttaatattttatttcaatgctgttcaaacatgaaacagattaccgtattttacgcactataaggcgcacctagaagccttcaattttttcaaaagctgaccatgcgccttataatccattgcgccttatatatggatcaatattgagccgcaacaggtctcgctgtcaagacgctatcggtgaccctgcacgatcggtgacgcacatgcgcagaagatcctgccgtcttggatcgctggctaatactttacctcagagaaaatattaaaacagctgtttattcattttgggagtgaatggagttgtcagaaagctggtttgtaatctattaataaagtttgactgactgtTGACATtctctttagcgcagcaccatctaatggatgcataacgtaaccccagcctctatgtagcgccttatatttgaaaaagttttcaaatatgtcaatttattgaaggtgcgccttataatgcggtgcgccttataatacggtgcgtcttatatatggaaaaagttttagaatgcgtcattcattgaaggtgtgccttataatgcggtgcgccttatataaaTACggtacaacctctataagactgaagtttcagataaataatacatttcatacaaatcttacactgtacatgtttactgattagtattttctaaatttgaatttaaaaaaaatcgcgaCAATCGACTTATGAATTCGTatagggattaatcggtatctaatcgaatcgtgacctatgaatcgtgatgcgaatcgaatcgtcaggtactaggcaattcacacccctagtacttagtagtggtgaatatttttgcacAGCGCCCTCTATGTGACATCAAACCAATCAACAATGAAAACTTACAGTTTCTAACCAGAAGCGATCCAGGTCTGATCTTCTCTGCTGCTTGCTAAGTGTGATCAGCCAGCGTCCTCCACGCTTGTTCTTCTCATCTTCCCACATGGGCTCAATACCGTCCTGCAGCAACACGTCACATTGTTTATACTCATAGTTCAACATTGGACTCCAATGTCAAGTGACaactttgaaacatttttttttttcatgtaaacacAGCCAATAATAAGGTAATCATTCCTAGAGTTTGCAAGAACCTTGAAAATCTAAAAATAGTCTTGCGGGCTAGATTACTAGttaattattttcacatttgaaaatCCCGTGTGCACCCATGTATAATACGCTTAAGAATGTTTGGAACCTTTCCTATTCGAACCAGTACTGTTCCATCCTCCGTAGTTGCAAATTGATACTGGTACTGCTAAGTCACAAAATATGAAATCCATTTCTTTGAATTGACTCTCGTTTTTGCACACTTGCCAACTGTCCCGATTCACATGGGAGACTCCCAAATATCTACCCAGAGCTGCCAACCTATTGAAATTCACTTCCAGAACTTCAATTTGTAGCATTAGACAAtaaatattagggctgggaaaactatcgattcaaatttcctcaatccattcgattttgattcacaagagttcagttcgatttgattttttatttttttttcctatttgatTCACTTtagttcaatccgatattgattaattatggaacattaattcttaaatatcaaggaaattattaaaaaaaaaaaaaaaaaaaaaaaaaactacaaacattaaattccaaattacatTTTACAGATGGAGTAACTGGTTAaacgatttatttattaatgaaaataacacgtgttaatcacttaagtgttacacaaacattgacatcagcacggctgagatgaaaatgttttcataactctaatggggtatatgccacggaagaggcgggactgtttttgaacatcggtttgtttccggttcagtttgcgacgtgtgggctgcgacaaaaatacttgtgcttccgactttgtgcccctcggttacgCGTTCTCATcctggaccggaaacaaactgatgtgtaaaatcacgtcccgcctcttccgtggcatataccccattcaaTAATTGTACATATAAATTAAAAGGATTCTAAATTGTCATAAAATGCaacaagtcaggtctttcataaatgtaagaaaataaatttcaattcacgtgaacagtaaatttcaagaaaacagtaagatacaaaaaaattggGCCATTAAGATTCCATTTTCTTATTactttaaagggaaaaaaaagtggcccaaataaatataatattggaCTGAAAGTACGCCATTTTCTACAACATCTGGGTACCAGTAAACATctataaattgtatttaaaaaaatgtgaatccgTGTATAATACGTTGGGACGATTTTGGATcatttgttgcaaaaaaaaaagcatcttattCACGGGATTTTACAGTATTCAATATTTATGGTTCACATTTTCTGTGATGTGACTTAAATGTAAAAGCATTAACAAACATACATCATATGAAATCATTCAAGGAATGTATACTGTAACAAACCTTAAAGAGGGAGTAATCACAGCCTGACATGAGATTGCTTGACAACTGGATATGGTTGTACAGACTGGGAAGACATGGCACAGTAATAATGAGATGAATGAGAATTGCAGTACATCTCATGTCTCTTTTACTCTCTTTATTGCAACTTACGCCCAAAAATCTTCAACTGTGTCAAATTTTGAGATGAGTCGCAGGTTGGCCTGCCATGTTTTGTTCTTGTCATTCTTGAAGAACCATAGAGACCATCTGTTGGGGTGagaataaaaaatcacatttacatAAATGGAATAAGATCCTAGTTAAAAACGGGAGATGCAAAAATGTCAAAGAAAGGCATAGAGCTAAGCTTCATAGGAAATGAGGGCTGTCACCTGGATGCTGCCAATATGAACTGCTAGTTTATCATTTGAGCCGCTTTGTAGTCCAATTTATCTGGGCGTTATGAGTACATTCACGTCCAATCAAAATCAGGGATATGCGTTGGATTATGATTGGATTATGTATGGCCATTCTTAGCCAGCtctgtactttttaattttaaagatatgttTAAAGGGTTCACTACTTCTGTGGCGCTGTGGCTGTGCAGCTGTACCGAATTagtaacatttaaaatgaacactgAAAGGTCATGTATgatattaattgacaaagacaaaaacgaagGATGTTTTTTGCTGTACAGTTGGTTTTAGTGAAGTAAAATGTGGCTTCAGTTagttgtagtttttattttatttcattaacaaaaatgtttttcaaatttagttttgagttattttgttagttttcattaactataataaccttgctgTAAACTGGAAACAGCCCTATAGTTGAAAGAGCATATTGTAATTAGTGTCAATTCATTTCTGTCTGCGGGTAGCCCGCGATGACCACATGAGTAGCGATGGGCCTGCTCTAAAAATTAGTCTCTCCTGACATTatgattttctaggaatgttgtGGAAGCGAtcgtttgaaaatgtaaacactgacagagatttatgaaaataaagtatTGCATATGATTTTATCTGTTTAGTAATGTTTTCACATACATGAACATGTAAAGGTATTTTGAGCAATTTTGTTATTTCCAAAGTTTGTATCAAACTGGTAGATCTTGAGATTCATCAGCACCCAAAAAGTAGCTTTCAGTAGTCTCAAAATGGTTGATGAGCGCTGCTATAGATCCTTGCCGGCTTTGTAGGGGCTGTTTGATGTCATGATTCACACCTTCATCACTTCCCATCTTGACAAGTGCAACAGCATCCTTAATAATGCAACCTCCAATAAACTTCAGCTCATCCAAAAGTCCGCCTCCCGTCTTCTTAGTCAGACCCGTTCTCACGATGATATTACCCCCGCCTCCAGAAGCTCCACTGGCTCCCTAATTTCCAAACGCATTCAATTCAAACTCCTCATTCTCACCCATAAAGCCCTTCACATTCAGGGACCCTCCTACCTCACAGACCTGCTCCACACCTACCACCCTGCACACAGCCTCTGTTCTTCCACCTCGAACCTAACATAAAACCTGGGGGGCAACACATACAAGACTTCACTGACCTCCTATCATTTAAATCACTCCTCAAAACACACCTGTTTCACTCTGCTTTCATCACCTTTGCCagtgactacgtttacatgcaggcgATAATCCTTTCATATAGGGGTGCACCAATCACAATTTTCCAGCCAAtcaccgatccccgatcttttaaaaactcTGACCTGCGGATCCCGATTT includes the following:
- the eif4eb gene encoding eukaryotic translation initiation factor 4eb, with the protein product MATAEPESNPSPSLPEEDGAEEARETGQEIVSPEAYIKHPLQNRWSLWFFKNDKNKTWQANLRLISKFDTVEDFWALYNHIQLSSNLMSGCDYSLFKDGIEPMWEDEKNKRGGRWLITLSKQQRRSDLDRFWLETLLCLVGEAFDDYSDEVCGAVVNIRTKGDKIAVWTSDFENRDAITHIGRVYKERLGLPLKLTIGYQCHFDTATKSGSTTKNKFVV